CTATTTCCACAAGCTATTTTTCAATTTTCTGCCATGGAGCCTTTTACTGCCCTTTGCTCTATTTTATGCCTTTAAAAAGAGGATGTGGTTACCCCTTATTTGGTTTGTGACCACTTTTATGTTTTATGAGCTGTCTAAAAGTAAAAGGGCTATATATCTTTTATCCCTTTATCCTGCCTGCGCACTACTATGTGGTTTATATATAAGGGACAAATGGTCATGGATGGTCAAAACAGGTTGGATACGCATGATATTGGGGATTTTCATGCTCATTATGATGCTGCTTCCTGTAATATCTATATTCACCTTTGATTTTATCCCATCGGTTATCATGGCAGAATTAAAAAAATCCCTTTTCTTGTTCTATGGGTTTGTGAGCATAATCTTTGTCATAGGATTAATACAGCTCTATCTCCTATATAGAAAAAAGGAAAAAGGGGTTTTAATAACCTTTATAATCTATCTCTCCACCTTGGGTCTTTTTTATAATGTCCTTTATATGCCTGTCATGGATAGGGCATTGAAATCACCGAGGCTGATTACAGACAATTTAAAGGCCATAGAAAAAGGAAAAGATATATACACCTATGGCTTTTCATCTGCAGGTATCATATTCTATATAGGTCGCCCTATAAACACATTAGTAGATATAAAGGAGATAAAAGATAAAAAAAATGATATACTCATCATTGCAGAAGACGATGAGGTGCCTCCGTCAATGAAAAAAGTGCTTGATGAGGGATTTCACGGTGCAGGTAGAGCCCGTTATGAAAAAGAAGGATATACATTTTACGTGAAAAAGAAGGAGTAAAAATAGGTATTATTTTGGTGAGGTATTATGGAAGATAAACCCTATATTTCAGTGTTGATACCTGTCCTTAATGAGGAGGAATCTTTACCTGAATTAAATGAACGTATAATAAGGGTTATGGAGGGCATGAAAAAACCCTATGAGGTTATATATATAAACGATGGAAGCACAGATAGCACCCCTATCTTGCTGGAAAGATTCCATAAGGAAAATAAAAACATAAAGGTCATAGAATTTAACAGAAATTACGGCCAACACATGGCACTCTTTGGAGGTTTTGAATATGCCAAAGGCGAGATAATGATCACCATAGATGCAGACCTGCAAAACCCCCCTGAAGAGATACCAAAGCTCATTGAAAAGATTGAAGAAGGGTATGAGGTTGTTGGGACATATAGAAAAGATAGAAAAGATTCCATATTCAGGACAATCCCATCTTATATAGTCAACAAGATCACTGCAAGGCTTGTGGGTGTGAGATTGAGGGATTATGGTTGTATGTTGAGGGCATACAGAAATGATATAGTGGAATATATGAAGATGTGCCCTGAGTCATCGAGTTTTATCCCTGCCCTGGCAAACACATTTGCAAAAAAGATAGTGGAGATAGAGGTAGGTCACGAGGAGAGAAAAAAGGGAAAGACAAAATATAGCATCATGAAGCTATTCCAGCTAAATTTTGATTTGATGACGAATTTCTCCCTCCTTCCCATACAGTTTATAGGCATGGTAGGGATTTTAATATCCCTTCTGGGCGTATCTTTTGCCATATTCCTTTTTATAAGAAGGCTCATTGTAGGTCCTGAATCAGAGGGTCTTTTTACCCTATTTGCCATACTATTTTTCTTTATAGGCATACAGATACTGGCTCTGGGCATTATAGGTGAATATATCGGGAGGATCTACCAGGAGGTAAGAAGAAGACCGAGATTCATTGTGAAGAGGACACTAATGTGAAGACTGTAATATTTGCCTATCACGAAATAGGCTATGTTTGTCTTGAAGAGCTTATTGCCTATGGCGCAGACATTCAATGTCTGTTTACCCATATGGATGACCCAAAAGAAGAGGTGTGGTTTAGAAGGCCTATTGCCCTTGCAGAAAAATATGCCATCCCAATTTACACCCCTGAAAACCTAAAAGACCAGAGATGGAATAGATTAATAAAATCCCTTGAGCCAGATGTGATATTCTCCTTTTATTATAGGAATATGATACCCATGGACATTATAAAGATTCCTAAAATAGGGGCATTCAATCTGCACGGCTCACTCCTTCCTAAATTTAGAGGCAGGGCACCGGTGAACTGGGTGTTAATTCATGGTGAGAAAAAGACAGGTATCACCCTTCATTACATGGTTGAAAAACCAGACGCAGGGGATATTATAGCCCAGAAAGAGGTAGAAATTGCCTTTGATGATACTGCCAGGACCCTATTTATGAAGATGGCAGATGCATCAAGGATACTGATGAGGGAGATGCTACCAAAGATAGAAAAAGGTGGGTTTGAGAGGATACCCCAGAGGGGGGAATCAAGCTATTTTGGCGGGAGAAAACCTGAAGATGGGATTATACAATGGGAAAAGGATAGTATTTCCGTATACAATCTCATAAGGGCAGTGACACATCCATATCCAGGGGCATTCACTTATTTGGATGGAAAGAAGTTTTTTATCTGGTGGGCAGTGCCTGTTGAGGGGAAAAGCTCTATGGCACCAGGTTCTATTGTGTCAACAAATCCTCTTTTGGTGACCACAGGCCAGGGCTTGTTAAGGCTTATAAGAGTCCAGTTTGAAGGAGAAAAAGAGATGGATGGAGATGAATTTGCCACCTCTTATCATATGGAAAACAAAATACTGGGAGGTAAGAATTGAAGATACTAATACTGGGAGTCAACGGTTTTATAGGTAACAGTCTTGCGGCAAGGATACTTAAAGACACAGACTGGGAAATATATGGTATGGATATAAGGACAGACAAGATAAATGCCTGTCTTGGCGATAAACGTTTTCATTTTGTAGAGGGGGATATAAGTATAAACAGGGAGTGGATAGAAT
This genomic stretch from Syntrophorhabdaceae bacterium harbors:
- a CDS encoding glycosyltransferase family 39 protein, with product MKVIIILFIAYLLFFNNLGGIALWDPDEPRQAIMAREMMERGDYIHPYLNGRPYLEKPPFYPWMIALTAKIKGRLDESASRIPAAISALLLMLITYSIGTMLVDRSCGLLSAIVLATNYQFLSNARESVMDMTFAFFIGLTVYLNYLAIRKDRRILFILSFMPSALGILTKGPAGIALPCLTTFFYLISQKRLKRFIIPMVVGCIVSAGIASIWFFLAGEEYFREFIFRQNITRYTNAFDHIESSLYYFHKLFFNFLPWSLLLPFALFYAFKKRMWLPLIWFVTTFMFYELSKSKRAIYLLSLYPACALLCGLYIRDKWSWMVKTGWIRMILGIFMLIMMLLPVISIFTFDFIPSVIMAELKKSLFLFYGFVSIIFVIGLIQLYLLYRKKEKGVLITFIIYLSTLGLFYNVLYMPVMDRALKSPRLITDNLKAIEKGKDIYTYGFSSAGIIFYIGRPINTLVDIKEIKDKKNDILIIAEDDEVPPSMKKVLDEGFHGAGRARYEKEGYTFYVKKKE
- a CDS encoding glycosyltransferase; this encodes MEDKPYISVLIPVLNEEESLPELNERIIRVMEGMKKPYEVIYINDGSTDSTPILLERFHKENKNIKVIEFNRNYGQHMALFGGFEYAKGEIMITIDADLQNPPEEIPKLIEKIEEGYEVVGTYRKDRKDSIFRTIPSYIVNKITARLVGVRLRDYGCMLRAYRNDIVEYMKMCPESSSFIPALANTFAKKIVEIEVGHEERKKGKTKYSIMKLFQLNFDLMTNFSLLPIQFIGMVGILISLLGVSFAIFLFIRRLIVGPESEGLFTLFAILFFFIGIQILALGIIGEYIGRIYQEVRRRPRFIVKRTLM
- a CDS encoding formyltransferase; its protein translation is MKTVIFAYHEIGYVCLEELIAYGADIQCLFTHMDDPKEEVWFRRPIALAEKYAIPIYTPENLKDQRWNRLIKSLEPDVIFSFYYRNMIPMDIIKIPKIGAFNLHGSLLPKFRGRAPVNWVLIHGEKKTGITLHYMVEKPDAGDIIAQKEVEIAFDDTARTLFMKMADASRILMREMLPKIEKGGFERIPQRGESSYFGGRKPEDGIIQWEKDSISVYNLIRAVTHPYPGAFTYLDGKKFFIWWAVPVEGKSSMAPGSIVSTNPLLVTTGQGLLRLIRVQFEGEKEMDGDEFATSYHMENKILGGKN